Proteins from one Megalops cyprinoides isolate fMegCyp1 chromosome 11, fMegCyp1.pri, whole genome shotgun sequence genomic window:
- the LOC118786047 gene encoding cyclin-dependent kinase 5 activator 1-like has product MGTVLSISPTSRKGAILDDKTEVGHAASGKTEKSLKRHSVLISALTWKRLVATSAKKKSAKKVNPASHANNNPVEQLNNENLKKSQQSTSDRKGSHRDHKSGPLAVPVPTVPEKSLPHDQTQNASQNSKQIVSVKKQPSNRSVISPRRVIVQASTGELLRCLSEFICRRCYKLKELTPSEIILWFRNVDRSLLIQGWQDQGFITPANLVFVYMLCREAVTDDIDSEFELQATFLTCLYLAYSYMGNEISYPLKPFLVETNKEVFWERSLQVIDKMSAKMLEINADPHFFTEVFQDLKNEGESRDANSKGTINLDR; this is encoded by the coding sequence ATGGGAACGGTACTCTCCATATCTCCAACATCAAGGAAGGGAGCCATTCTAGATGATAAGACGGAGGTCGGGCACGCCGCTAGCGGCAAGACGGAGAAGAGCCTTAAACGACATTCGGTATTAATATCGGCTCTAACGTGGAAGCGACTAGTTGCAACTTCGGCCAAGAAAAAGAGTGCCAAGAAAGTTAACCCGGCGTCTCATGCCAACAACAACCCAGTGGAGCAGCTAAATAACGAGAATCTAAAGAAATCTCAGCAGTCCACTTCGGACCGGAAAGGGTCGCATCGGGACCACAAGTCGGGACCGCTGGCAGTACCAGTACCGACGGTTCCAGAAAAAAGCCTGCCTCATGACCAAACCCAGAACGCCTCACAGAATAGCAAGCAGATCGTATCCGTTAAAAAGCAACCTAGCAACCGATCTGTCATATCCCCGAGGCGTGTAATTGTTCAGGCGTCGACCGGGGAGCTGCTGCGCTGTTTGAGCGAATTCATATGCCGAAGGTGCTACAAACTGAAGGAGCTGACCCCCAGTGAGATTATCCTGTGGTTTCGAAACGTGGACCGGTCTCTCCTGATCCAGGGCTGGCAGGACCAAGGATTCATTACGCCCGCTAACCTGGTGTTTGTCTACATGCTTTGTAGAGAAGCGGTGACCGATGACATCGACAGCGAATTTGAACTTCAGGCCACCTTCCTGACCTGCCTCTACCTGGCTTACTCCTACATGGGGAACGAGATTTCTTACCCTCTGAAACCCTTTCTAGTGGAGACCAACAAGGAGGTCTTCTGGGAGCGTTCCCTGCAAGTCATTGACAAAATGAGTGCCAAAATGTTGGAGATCAATGCGGATCCGCATTTCTTCACCGAGGTGTTCCAGGACCTCAAAAACGAGGGAGAATCAAGGGACGCGAATAGTAAAGGGACAATTAACCTTGACCGTTAA